The DNA window ATCCCAACAAAACATAAGGAACCCCAAAGGATGAATGTGTGTCACTTTCCATCTCCATTACCATGCTTGTGATAAACGAGAGCTACTAAGTAGCCAAATAACAATGATCCAATAGGAATATTGGCAATCACAATGTTGTGGTTTATGCCGAACTTCTCTGTTCCAAAAAGCTCTATAGTTGTTGACACTGAAAGGGTAGTTATTGCGCCTGTACAAACCCCTATCACGGCAGTGTTGGTGTAAAGGGCCAGACTTGTTTTGCTGAGAAGTAGAAAGAATGCTACAACCATTGGTGCCATTGATGCCACAATGGAAGCTGGTCTTGAAATCATGTACTTACTCCTGAAACATATTAATTTATCAAGCCTTCGTATGTGACTGTCAGGAAGACACAATTTTTAATGTAGGGaaaatttgaacttaattttATCTTATTAACTGATATATGCACTTGAAATTAATGTCGCATGTTTGATTTTTACCTTGAAAAGCAGAAATCCAGGAGAGATGGCAGAAGGTGGCCAAAGAAACTGAATGAAGAAGACAAGGAAACCAAATAAGAAGTTCCTTGGTAACGTCGAGATTCAGCAATTTGTCCCAAGTTGTTGAGGAACACAAGCCCAAGAGTTGCACCCAATAAATACACAAAAGAAATACAACCAAAAATTCACCCTCTTCTTCACTCCAATCTCCTCCATTACTTCTTCCTCCTTTACTACTTCTCTAGGctaacattattattattacgcactttcttctccttttctacTTTGATTTCTTCTGACAAAGGAATCTCTAATGGAAGCAATAGGAGCACGCACATAACGACTAGAATACCAAGTGGCGAAAGAATCTTGGTCGAGATAGATTTTAAGAGGCAATATAGAGTTAAGGACATAGCCTTGGGCTCTTTAAGTGGGTGAAGAATTGAATTCGACATCGACTATGTCTCTATAGATTTTAGCACTCAATCCTTGGAAGCTGGTTGTTAGTCCATTAGCCACCTGACGGTACTTGGACGGAAAGTTTCGAATGACGACAACATAGCAAACAGTGTTGATCCAACAAATACTATATTTCCGGCCAGCAGGGTGAGGCAAAAAACATGTGCATACGAGAGAGAGGTAATTATATGA is part of the Tripterygium wilfordii isolate XIE 37 chromosome 7, ASM1340144v1, whole genome shotgun sequence genome and encodes:
- the LOC120001401 gene encoding LOW QUALITY PROTEIN: protein NUCLEAR FUSION DEFECTIVE 4 (The sequence of the model RefSeq protein was modified relative to this genomic sequence to represent the inferred CDS: inserted 3 bases in 2 codons; deleted 3 bases in 2 codons; substituted 1 base at 1 genomic stop codon); this translates as MTSNTSAFRWLSLVVVIWLQSVDGTNTNFPSYSSQFKHLLSMSQFQLNNLAFASDAAKLLAWLSGSAALYLPLWLVHLLGSTLGLLGYGVQYLFLTNHIITSLSYAHVFCLTLLAGNSICWINTVCYVVVIRNFPSKYRQVANGLTTSFQGLSAKIYRDIVDVEFNSSPTXRAQGYVLNSILPLKIYLXTKILSPLGILVVMCVLLLLPLEIPLSEEIKVEKEKKVRNNNNVSXREVVKEEEVMEEIGVKKRVNFWLYFFVYLLGATLGLVFLNNLGQIAESRRYQGTSYLVSLSSSFSFFGHLLPSLLDFCFSRSKYMISRPASIVASMAPMVVAFFLLLSKTSLALYTNTAVIGVCTGAITTLSVSTTIELFGTEKFGINHNIVIANIPIGSLLFGYLVALVYHKHGNGDGK